Genomic window (Cryptosporangium minutisporangium):
GCCCGGGTGCTCACCCACTGCTGGATGGACGCGTACCTGATCGGGCTGGTGCAGGAGGCTTCGCGCGCCGGGCGGCAGTACGAGTGGGTCGTCACCGAGACCCGCCCGTACCTGCAGGGCGCACGGCTCACCGCGCACACGCTCGCCGAGATGGGGCAGTCGCTGACGCTGGTCACCGACTCGACGGCGGCGTCGGTCCTGGCCGGTCAGTCGCGGCTGGGCCGACTCGACGCGCTGGTCACGGCCGCGGACCGGGTGACGATGGACGGGCACGTGATCAACAAGGTCGGGACGCTCGCCCACGCCGTGGCGGCCACCGCGTTCGACGTCCCGTTCTACGCGCTGGTGCTCGCCCCGGACCCCACCGCCGCCACCGCGTCCGACGTCGTGATCGAGGAGCGGGACGGCGCAGAGGTGCTGTCCACGCTGGGGGAGCGCACCGCGTCGCCGCTGGTCGAGCGCGGGTACTACCCGGCGTTCGACGTCACACCGCCCCGGTTCGTCCGGCGGATCGTCACCGACCGGGGCGTCTTCGAGCCGGCCCGGGTCGGCGAGTACCACGGCACCACCGAGAAGGAGCACCGTTCATGACCGCCCATCCACTCCCCACCTGGACCGCCCGGGTGGTCGTCCTCGACATCGAGGGCACCACCAGCGCCGCCGGCTTCGTGCAGGGCGACCTGTACGACTACGCCAGGCCGCGGCTCCGGCCGTGGATCGAGTCGCACGCGGACGACCCGGCGATCGCTGATGCGGTCGTGGCCATCCGCGCCGAGGGCGGGCTGGCCGAGACCGCCGACCTGGACGCCGTCCTCGCGGTGCTGCACGGCTGGATGGACAGCGACGTCAAGGCGACGCCGCTGAAGACGATCCAGGGCCAGATCTGGGCGGCCGGATTCGCCGCCGGGGAGTTGTCCTCGCACTTCTTCGACGACGTCGTCCCGCGGCTGCGGGAGTGGCACGGACGCGGAGTGCGGCTCGCGGTGTTCTCGTCCGGATCGGTGGCGAGCCAGGTCCCGTGGTTCCGGCACGCGGACGCCGGTGACCTGACGCCGATGATCGACGCGTACTTCGACACGGTCAGCGCCGGGAGCAAGCGGGAGGCCGGCTCGTACGAGAAGATCGCGTCCGCGCTCGGCGTCCCGGCAGGGGAGGCGCTGTTCCTCACCGACCTGCCCGCCGAGCTGGACGCCGCCCGTGCGGCCGGCTGGCAGGTGATCGGCGTCCGCCGGGAGGGCGAGCCGAACTACGCGGCCGACTTCGGCGACCACACGGTCGTCGACTCGTTCGCGGAGATCCACGTGGAGCCCGAGGCGGACGTGCGCGCCGAGGACGTCGCCGAGGACCGGGCATGACGGGCCCCGATTACCGCGTCGAGGCGCGCGGCGTCCTGGAAGCCGCCGGAAAGGCGCTGGCCGCGGAGTCGGCGCGGTTCGCCGGTATCGGGTGGATGCGTGGGACCTCCGGCAACCTCTCGATCGTGCTCAACCGGAACCCTCTGCGGCTCGCGGTCACCGTCAGCGGCCTCGACAAAGGTGAGCTGACCAGTGCGGACGTCGTCGTCGTGGACGAGTACGGCCGGGCGGTGGAGGAGCAACCCCGGCCCGACCTGATCCCGTCCGCCGAGGCCGAACTGCACGCGCGGGTCGCGTCGCTGTCGGGCGCGGGCGCGGTGGTGCACGTCCACGCGCTGCAGGCCGTGCTGGCCGGGCACTGGTGGCCGGACGGCATCGAGCTGCGCGACCTGGAGATGCTCAAGGGCATCGGGCGGCTCGCTCACGACGAGACCGTCGCGATCCCGGTGGTGCCGAACTCGCAGGACATGAAGGTGCTCGGGGACGACGTCGCGAAGGTCTTCGACCCCGGCGTGCCCGCGGTCGTCGTCGCTCGGCACGGCATGTACGCCTGGGGCCGGGACCTGCTCCAGGCCCGTCACCACACCGAGATCGTCGAGTTCCTGCTCCAGTTCAAGGTCGAGACCCGGTAGGCAGCAGCGCCGGGGTGGCCAGCAGGAGCAATCCGGCGACCCCGATCGCGGTGCGGGTGTCGCTGACGGAGGCGAGCAGTCCCCACAGGACGGTCGCCGCCGCGGTCAGCGCGTTCCGGGTGACCGACCAGGCCGAGAGCACCCGGGCGACGTAATCGGCGGCGGTGTGTTCCAGCCGGTACGCGGCGAGCACCGGGTTGAACACGCCGATGCTGGTGATCAGACCGAACTCGACGACCATGACGAAGACGAGCCCCGCCGTTCCCGGCCCGATGAACACCAGCGCGATCGGCCAGCACGCGCGGAGCGTGCCGGCGGTCAGCAGCACGGCCCGCTGCCCGTACCGGGCGACGAGCGGCCGGGCGAGCCGGGAGCCGATCAGCCCACCGAGGCACGGGACGCCGAACGCCAGCCCGTACTGCCAGGGCGCGAAGTCCAGCTCGGCGAGGAGTCGCACCGCCAGCAGCGGCGCGGTCGCCATGATCAGCGTGTTGACCAGCACTGTGTTGAGGAACAGCGGCCTGAGCCGAGGGTGGCCGAGCAGATAGCGCCAGCCCTCGGCGATCCCGGCGGCGCCGGGCGGGCCGGTGGCTGCGGTTCCCGATCGCGGATCGCGGCGATCCCGGTGGCGGAGAGCAGGTAGCTGACGCCGTTCAACACCACGGTGGTGAGCGGTCCGAACGCGCCGACCGACCAGCCTCCGAGCGGCGGGCCGAGCGCGGTCGCGGTCCACAGCGTCGACTCGAACCGGCTGCTGGCGGTGAGCAGGTCGGCGGGGCGGACGAGCGCTTTGAGGTAGGCGCCGCTCGCCGCCATGAACGCGATGTCCGACGCGGCTACCGCGATGGCCACGCCGACGAGGTGGCCGAACGTCAGGGCGTCGGTAGCGAACGCCAGTGGCAGCGACGCCAACGCCCCGAAGCGGACCAGGTCGGTGCCGATCATCACCGGACGCTTGCGCCGGAACTCGACCCACGGGCCGGACGGAAGCGCGATGAGCGCCCCCACGGCGGTTCCGGCGGCCGCGAGGAGCGAGATCTCCAGCGCGCTGCTGTCGAGCACGAGCAGTGCGATCAGCGGGAAGGCGTCCAGCGCGAGGTAGGTGCCTGCGGTGCTGGCCGCGTACGCCGTCCAGAGCAGGGTGAAGTTGCGTCCCATCGCCGGGGATGAGACAGCGGGTGGCGCAGCGGGAGCAAACAACCAGGCGTAGTCCGCGGTACAACCGCAGGTTGTACCGTGAGGTCCGTGCACCTGGACGCGGTACGGACGGTGGTGGCCGTCGCGGAGGCCGGCCAGTTCCGGGACGCCGCTCTCGACCTGGGCGTCACCCAGCAGGCGGTCTCCAAACGGATCGCCGCGGTCGAGACCGAACTCGGGGTACGGCTGTTCGTCCGGACTCCGCGCGGTGCGGAGTTGACGGCCGACGGGCAGGCATTCCTGCCGCACGCCCGGGAGGCGCTGGACGCGATGGCGCGCGCGATCGCGTCCGTGCGCACGGGCGGCCGGGCCCTGCGGATCGACGTCTTCGGTCGTCGGTTGGCCCCGGCGGACCTGCTGCAGGCGTTCCACCGCGCTCACCCGGACGTCGAGCTGGAGGTCGTGACGCTGCCGACCGCGGACAGGGCGGTCGAGGCCGTGCGGGCCGGTCGGGTCGACGCGGCGTTCCGAGCGGTGGCCGGTGCTCCGGACGGGCTGGTCGCCGTGCGGGTGTTGGACGAGCCACTGGAGCTGCTGACCGGACCGGACCACCCGCTCGCCGGCGCGGGCGAGCTGTCACCGACGGACTTGGCCGGCCACCGGATCTGGGTTCCCGGTCTCGTCGACGGAGCCGAGTGGACCGCGTACTACGCCGCGTTCGCCGCCGCGTTCGGGCTGACGATCGACGCGGACGGGCCGAACTTCGGCCGCGAGGACGCGCTCGACCGGGTGGGTGCGTCCGCCTCGCTGGCGACGATCGGCGGAGCGGGGCTGCGAGTGGACTGGAGCGCGCGTCCGACGTTGCGGCGGATCGTGTTGCGCCGCCCGACCCCGATCTACCCGTGGTCGCTGGTGTACCGGGCCGGCACCGTCCACCCCGGCCTCACCGCACTCCGAAAGCACCTCGGCTCTCCTCGGGTGCTCCCGGACTCGTGGACGCCGTGGCCGCCTTGACGTCGGCGAGGCGGCGGAAGACCTGGTGGGTGGGCGAACCCGGCTCGGCACAGTAGAAGATCAGCCGCTGACCGGTCTCCGGGATCTGGAGCACCTGGCACTCGAACTCCAGCTGCCCGAACAGCGGCGACACCACCGACTTGACGATCCGGCGCCGCTCCTCGACGTCGTGCGCCGCCCACATCTCCGCGAACCGGGCCGACGTGCCGAGCAGCTCAGTGACCAGCCCTTCGATACCCGGGTCGCCCGGGTACCGCGCGTAGGCGGCACGCAGGTCCGCGATCGTCGAGCGGGCGAACGCCTCCGCCGACTCCTCGTCCCAGTGCGGGTCGTCGTCCGGTCGGCGGAACATCCAGCGCACCATGTTCCGGTCGGCCTCCGGAACCAGCGAGAGGTCGCTGATGAAGTGGATCGCCAGGTCGTTCCACGCGAGCACGTCGTACTTCGCGTCGACCACGTAGGCGGGCACCTCGGACAGGCTCGCCAGCAGGTACCGAATAGCCGGGGTCAGCTCGCGCGCCGGGCGGATCACGGTCGGCGGGTTCTCGCCCGCGACCCGGAACAGGTAGTCGCGCTCGTCCCGGTTGAGCATCAGCGCGCGGGCGAGCGCGGAGAGCACCTGTCGGGACGGGTTCGGGCCGCGGCCCTGCTCCAGCCGGATGTAGTAGTCGATCGACATGCCGGCCAGCTGGGCGACCTCCTGCCGGCGCAGGCCCGGCGTGCGGCGTCGGATGCCATCGGGCAGGCCGACGCCGGCGGGCTTCAAGCGCGCCCGCCGGGCTCGCAGGAACGCGGCCACCTCGTCGCGCGAGTTCATTGCTCCAGCGTGCCGCAGGGGCCACGGCCGTGGGTGGTACCGCCGATACCAGGTTCTTCGGGTCTCTGTCGGCCGCGTCCGCCGCGGCGCAAGGTCGGGGCATGACACACATCGCTTTGATCACCGGCGCCAACAAGGGCATCGGCTACGAGACGGCCCGTCTGCTCGGTGAGCAGGGGATGACCGTGCTGCTCGGAGCCCGCGACGAAACACTGGGACAAAAGGCGGCCGAGACGCTGGGCGCGACCTTCGTCCAGCTCGACGTCACCGACGACGCGTCGATCCGGCGGGCGGCGGACTTCGTCGAGGCGGAGTACGGACGGCTCGACGTCCTGGTCAACAACGCCGGCATCATCGGCGACCTGGCCGAGGCCCGCGGGTTGCCGAGCGGCGTCACCCGGGAGGCGCTGCGCCAGGTCTTCGAGACGAACGTCTTCGGTGTGGTGGCGGTGACGAACGCGTTCCTCCCGCTGCTGCGCCGCGCGGACGCTGCCCGGATCGTGAACGTGTCCAGCGAAGTGGGGTCGGTCGCAACGGTCAGCGACCCGGAGAACCCGCTCTACCAGCTGGTCGGCATTCCGTACCCGGCGTCGAAGACGGCGCTGAACATGGTGACCGCGATGTACGCCAAGGAGCTGACGGACACCCCGATCAAGGTCAACGCGGCCAACCCCGGCTACTGCGCCACCGACCTCAACGGGCACGCCGGCTTCCGGACGCCCGAGCAGGGCGCGTCGGTGAGCGTCGCGCTGGCCACCCTGCCCGAGGACGGTCCGAGTGGTCAGCTGTGGGGTTCCCTGACGCTCGCCGGCGGGACCGACACGAACGGTGCGCTGCCCTGGTGAACCACGTTCTGCCCGCCCGATCCGCACTGCCCGCCTCGGAAACCGAGCTCCAGGCCGGAGCTCGCTGACTACTGTGGTGGAGGGGCGTCGGGACGGGGGCGCGGTCGTGGTCGAACGCAGCGTGTGGGTCAGCCACGCGGAGCACGATCACCCGTGGGCCGACGGGCTGGTCACCGCGCTGAACGCCACGGGTGTGCCCGTCGCCGGAACCACGTGGTGTGGTGGGCCGCTGCGCGCGTCTTTCACCGGTGTCGTTCTTCCGCTGCTGTCGCCCGACTACCTCAACAGCCCGGTCGCCGCCGCAGAGCTCACTCTCGCCGGGGACCTGGTCAGGAGCGGCTCGACGTGGCTCCAGCCCGTGCTGATACGTCGGGTTGTCGCTCCGCCGCTGCCCGACGGCTGCACGCCGATCGATCTGAGCAGCGTGCAACCGAGCGAGGTCGAGCAACGGCTGCGGAACGTCGTCGACCGGGTGCACGAGTTGCTGACCACGCCGCCGCAACCGCGGGCGACAGCGCGTCGTGGCGGCGTGGTCGGCCAGCTCCGGGCCACCCTGTTGGCGGCGCCCGAAGATCGGCCGCTCGCCGAGCAAGTCGCGCTGACTCTGCGGTCCGCCGGCCCGCTCGGAAGCCTCGCGTTGGTGCTCGTCGGGGACGATCGCGGAACACTGCGTGATCCGGGCCGAGTCCTGCTGATGTTGATCACCAGAGCTCTGATCAACTCCGGTGTGTTGGAGAGCCGACCGCTCCTCGCTGCGCTGCGGCGGCAACGCGGTGGCGCGCTCACCGTCCTGCCCGTCATCGGCGGCCCGGTCTCCTGGCACCAGTCGTCGATCCGTCACTTACCCCCGTTGCCACGTGGCGGGCGTCCGCTGACCAGTTGGGAGAGCCTCGACGAGGCGCTCCAGAGCGTCGCCCATGGAACTGCTCTGGCGTGCGCGGAGATCGAGCGTCGGTCGCGGGAAGCTCCACAGCCCGCCCCTCCCGAGGCCGTGCCTGATCGGCCCGTCCACCTGGTCGGCCAGGTGTTCCGGCGAAGTGGAACGCCGGAGCACACATTCGTCGAACCACCGGAGTTCCACCGGGTGACCTTGTCGCTCACCGAGCCAGGGCGAAGCGTCGTTTTCCAGGGCCCCTCCGGAATCGGCAAGACGACGCTGCTGGAACGGGCTACGGGTGCAGTCGGCTTCCACCTCGTCGACCTCGACGTCATCGCGGGCGAGGCGGTCGACGCAAGGCAGATACGGCGTATTCGCTCCGCCTCGACGCCAGTCGTGATCGACGATGCTCATCGCATCCCGGTGGAGGTGCGCGATCTCGTGGCAGCCGAGATCAAGGCCTGCGCCGACGCCGGGGGCCCTCGGAAATTAGTGCTGGTCGGCTCGTCCGGGGTTGCTACGTACTTGACGGCGAGCCGACCCGATTTGATCACTCGGCTCGACGTCTACTCCCTCGGGCGGGTCGACGACGAACGGATCCTCAGCCTGATCAGGCGAGGTGAGCAAGCACTCAACGTCTCGTTCACCCAGCGGGACGCGATCGTCCGTACCGCAGCCGGCAGCCTGCTGACCGCGCAGATGCTGTGCTGGGAGTTGGCAGCGTCCGCCGGAATCAGTGGCACGACCGCGATCCACACGTCGGTGAACACGGATATCGGGCTGGTCATCGAGCATGTGCTTCGCGTCTGCCAAGAGCGCTACGGGGCAGTCATCCGCGCGTTCGTCGCGCTGGACGGGCCGCGCAAGATCGGTTGCGCTCGACTGCTGGTGGCGTTGTCACAGACCGAGGACGGCGTGCTCCAGCTAACGGACTCGCCGTCGGCAAGGACAGTCCTCGACGCGGGTGACCGGTTCGCTCCCCACCTCTGGGTCGAGCGAGGTGCCGGACTTCTTCTTGCGGAAGACCCGCAACTGGTGTTCTACCTTCGCCGCCTGACGCTGGAGACGCTGGCGGCTATGGCTGGTAAGCGCGTCCCACAACCACGAGACCAAGTCCTGGTCTGGCACAGCGAGGCCGACGCCAGAATCTGGCGGGAACTCGCCGGCGAACTGGACGAAAACCTCGCGGTCGACGTCTGGAACGAGTCACGGATCGTGAGCGGCGATCGCTGGCGAAGTGAGTTCGCCGCCGCGCTCAGCAGGGCGACGGACGCGGTCGTGCTGGTGGGGCCGGGCTTGCTCGCGTGGCCCCAGGTGGAAGGTGGCGCGCTGCCGGGCCTACTGGCCGAGGCCGCTGACGACGGTTGTCACGTACGAGCCCTCGTGACTCGCCCTGGGCTCCCGGCGGACCATCCCTTCGTGCGCTACCTGCCGGTCGGTCCGCCGGTGAAGCCGCTGAGCATGCTCCGGCCGGCGATGCGTGGCGACGTGTGGCGACGGCTCGTCCGCGCGTTCGACTCAACCGGTCGGGCTGCGGCGACCGACGACCTAGCGCGCAGCGACGACCTACCATCGTGACGTGGGGAACGCGGATCTGACCCGCCGACACAGGAGCGCTCCGATCGATCGCGCGAGGTGGCGATGAAAGTCCAGCCACGACAGCAGCTGCTCGACATCTGGCACGGAGTCGCTCGGCACTCCTATGCGGATGGTGAGTGGCGATGGGGCTTTCGAGAGGGGCGGAACTCGGTCAGCGACGCCGAGCAGCTGCTCTGCCTGATGTATCCGGCAGCGGAGATCGCGTCGTTCAGTCTGGAACGGCCTGACCACACCTCCGACGACGTCCTCCATGCGCTGGCACGCCTCGGCAGTAGCGTCGAGATTCCCCGGACGCTGGTCTCGGCCCTGCTGGACTACATGCAGACTTACTCCCACGACGGAACACCGCTGTTTCCCGGGGGCAGCTACTTCGGGGCGGAAGATCCGGGCCGTGAGATCACCGAGGAGCAACGCGGTCTGGACGTGGTGGAGGCGTTTGCGAGCTCGATCCAGCTGTCGCTCGCCACGCTGGCGTTCGCGAAGGTGTTCCGGACCGTGATCACCCGGCGAGACCTTCTGGAGGCTGTGAACGACCTCGAGTCGCTGGCCGGGGCGCGGCTGAGCGCAGCCATGGTCGGTCTCCTGCGAAGCTTCAGCGTTCAGGTGTTCGAGTCCGGATCGCTGGCTGCCCAGTCGCTGGTCGGCATGCTCAACCAGGCGAACGAGCCGGAAGGACGCGTCACCGAGGCGCTGCGGGAATCGCTCGGTGAGGTTCGGGCCGGCCTACGAGATCTCTCGGTGGGGTCCGGTCACAGCGGGGTGGACCTCGACGATCCGACGCTTCTGTTCGAGTGCGGGTGGTCGTGGGGAATCGTCCGGGAGGCTCCTCGGATCGACACATCCGAACCGATCGGTTTTCAGCCGGAAGGGTTGGCGCCGAACACGCCCTACCTCTACTTCACGGTGAGCGCGCTGGAGAGCATCCGTGATCTCAGCTCGGAGCGCACTCGGTTGCTTGGTCTTCTCAACGAAGAGCAACAGCGGTTCGCCAACGCGCTCCAACTGCGGTGGGACCTCACCCAGCGGTACTGGGCGACGATAGCGACGTTCGGGGCGGGGCGATGGCCGATCGAAGACGTGCCGTGGCGCACCTCGGACGGTGAGGAGTCCGAGTACTTCACCCTGCTGGTCACGTCGATGGTCGCGCACAACTTCGAGCGGAGACGGGCGGGGGAGGCGGACCTCGCGCGAGTGACCCAGGTACTCGGCGAACTGGCCAGCCGCGGTCGGATCACCCGCCGAGCGCTCGCGGACGACACCGCGGTCATCCGGCTGCACGCGCCGGGGGTGGCGCTAGCCCTCCCGGGCAGCGAGAAGCTCGGGTCGTCACGGCTCACCTGGGTGGTGACTGACTATGCGGTGGTATTGCTGGGCCACCTGGCCCATCTCGCGCGCCAGTCCCGCAGCACTGAGCTGCGCGGTGAGATGCTGGAGTTGATCGACAGCACCTGGGAGCACCTGCATCAGCGCCGGATGACCAAGGCCGGTGGTGGGTCGCTCTGGGACGATCCGAGCGCGATCTTTCCAGGACTTCCGCCGCCGGTGAGCGAGAAGCCATCCTGGTACTACACCCAACGCGTCGTGAAGGCGCTGGTTCAACTGGCCCGCCTAGCCGCGAGCTCTCCGCTGCGAAGTGAGCGCTTGACCCAGTACGCGATGGACTTGTTGCTCGAGGCCGAGCACGCCTTCGACCAGGAGCTTCTGAACGGGTCGATGGAGGCCGGACCGTCGATGCAGTACAGCATGCGGCAAGTCCGCGCACGACTCCGCCGCGCGCGAAAGATCGTGCCGGAGCGTCCGGGCTCGGCGTCCGCGCTGGCCTTAGCGGTGCTGCGTGACCTGGATCTTCTCGTCGCAGCTCGGCAAGACGCAGGGATTGGGTAGTCGTGTTGGTGTTCGCAGCGTCCGACAAAGGAGGCACCGGCCGATCGGTGACCGGTTGCAACGTCGCTCTGCGGTGCGCGCTGGGCGGCGACGACGTCAGCTACGTCGATTTCGACTTCGGGTCGCCGACGTCGGGCGCGATCTTCGGGATCAACGAGGCGGCGCGCGGCGTGACCGGTGGACTGCACTCTTACCTGGTCGACCAGGTAGCTGAGCCGGCTCGGCTGGATGTCTGGTCGAGGTCCGACCGCGACGAAGTGCGCGACCGGCCGCGCGGGGCCGGTCAGCTCGTGCTGTTCCCGGGTGACGTCGGTGGCGGCGAGTTCCCGCGCACCGACGCCGTCGTCGAGCGGTGCGTGAACCTCTTCTTACGACTGGACGAGGAGTTCGACCTCAGCGTGGTGGACTTGAGCGCCGGACGGTCGTACGCGGTCGAGATCGTGCTGGCCGCGCTTCGCGCCCCGGCGCTGGCATCGGTTCCTTGGCGGTGGCTGATCTTCCACCGGTGGACCCGCCAGCACATCATCGCCGCCGCCGGCTTCCTCTACGGCCATCGGGGCCTTCTGGACAACGCCGAAGCCTGGGGACATGACCACCACCGGCTGCAGAACAACGTCCGGTTCGTGCGGACCGCCGTGGTCGATCCGGACTCGGAACAACTGGCGGGTCTGCGCCCGGCGCAGATCGCTTGGCTTCGAACGACGAACCGGGAACTGGCCGAATTGGCCGTCAGGCACCGGCTCGGGCGCAGCTCAACGCTCGGATCGGTACCGCACGAACCGGTTCTCCAGTGGCGGGAGCAGTTGCTCCTGGATGACGACGTCTGGGCTCGTCAGGTCGCCAACCAGGCCACCGTCGAGGCGTTCGAGGACCTCGCCAAGCGTCTCACCGACGATGCGAGCTGGGAGGGTCTGTGACGGCGTCTCTCACCCCGGCGAGCGCTCCCCGTCCAGTACCGCTCTCCCACCTCTCCGTCGAGTTGGCGCACGTCTCGCTGGAGGACTTCAAGGCCGACCAGACCGTATTGGTGTCGCACTTCCAGGCGGTGCGTCCTTGGGTGGAGGCTGCGATCCAAACCTACGCGCCGGTGCGGATACGGCCGCGGATCAGCACCTGCGTGCTCGTCGACGACTACTTCAACCGGTTCGACTCGCCCGCGGACGTGTTGCCGGCCGTGCTGGACGCCGCGAGAGCGGCCGGCCTGACCGTCGACTACCTGGCGCGCACGTCCGGCTGTGTACGAGCTGATGGCCTCGAGCTGGCGGCGCTGGTCCTGGATCGACTGGTTCCCGATCCGCCACCCGGTACCGACGGGTCACGGCCACCGATGACCGAATCGGGCTGGCTCAGCAACGGCCAGCGTTCGCCCGCCGACGTCGGTCAGGCGATGTCGGCTGCGCCGCAGTGGAGCCCGCCGGTGCAGAACTCGGCGCGGCGCGACTCGGTCTTCGTTGACCACTCGATCTTCGTCGACATCGAATTATGGGAGAGCGAGGGAGAGCGTCGGATCTGGTCGCGTTCGTTCCTCGCGGCAGTCTGGCAGCTTGTCCGTCTCGGGCTGCTGCGCTATGGCGATGAAGCGGTAATGGAGCCCCGCGCCTTCGACGGTGCCTGGCCCGACGACTGGGACGTCCTGCCGCCCCTGCTGCGCCTGGATCCACACGCCGCACCGTTCTGCGCTATTCGCACGTTCTCCGTGCGCGCGAATCGGTGGCTGGAAGTGGATCATGCCGTGCGTACGATCCTCGACCAGGTGTCGATCGATGAACGTGTTCTCGCGCTCGCCCTCGCTGGTAGCGCACGCCTCGCTGGCGAGGCGCTGTGGCTACCCGAGCGAATCGTCGACTGGGTCTCGTATGCCCATATCGGCTACGTCGATGGACCGGCGTGACATCCGGGCGCGCGGGGCGCCGCTCCTGATCGGCGAGGTCCGTACTGGTCTGTTGCAACACTCCACTCCGGTCTCGGCGGCCGACGCGACAACGCTGCTCGGGCTTCGCCGCGGGGAGGTGCCTCGGGTGCGAGCGGACACGGCGCCGAGCCGGATCGTCTCTGCACCGGGACTGATCGGCGTCGATTGTTGGATCACCTCCGGCCCGCAGACCAATCATCGGTTGGTGGGCACCGTGGTGGCGACCGCCACGCTCGTGGGAGGCCAGCTGTTACAGACGTCCTCGTCGGGCGCGATCACCGGAGGCCGCGGCCCACGGCGAGAAGTGTGGGCCCATTACCTGTTCCATCCCGGCCGGTTGGAGATCGTCGGCGGGGACCCGCACGGCTCGCAGCTCGCCGACGCGTTCGTGAACGCCGCCAATGGCGGACCCGACCTCGGTTCGATCGCCGACAACCTGATGAGTTCGGTGCAGCGCGCCTCGTTGCTCGATCGGCGGCCGTTCCTACGGGCGAGCCGAACGCAGCTGCGATGGGTGCTCGACCCGACGATCGACGCGTCGGAGAGCGTGGTCGCCTCCGCGCCCCGGCCGCACGCCGTCGCGCTGCAGGTGCGCTCCGAACGGGTGAGCGCAGCGGAGATCGCCGACCTGATGGAAGACCTCGCGATGCGGAACTGGCTTCTCGCTGCGGCTGAGGACCTGGCCGCTCGAGCGGCGACCGCCGACCGAACGGTCCGCACCCGAGAGCACCTACGTGCACTCTGGGGGCCGAGGGATCACCTCACGGACGCCGCCGGGGTGCTCTGGGCATCGGTTGACGAGCGTCTCGGGCTCACCCGGCGTTGGGTGCGGAGCACGGCGGCCAGCCGGCCGGTGCGCCCGACGAGGAAACTCCCGGTCCGGGAACCGTCGCCGAACGGGGGCGGCATCTTCATCAGTTACCACAGCGCGGACGCGGGCTACCTCGCTCGTCTGCTGGCCGTCCGGCTGCGGGAGACGATGCCGGGTCGCACGATCTTCCTCGACGTCAACGAGATTCCGCATGGTGCCGACGTCGAGCAAGCCATCGACACGGCGCTCGCCCGGACCAGCACCATGGTGGTGCTGGTCGGTCAGGCCTGGTCGGCGGGGCCTCTCGGCGAAGGACTCGGCTGGCTCACGACGAGTCTCGTGAGAGACGAGATCGCGGGTGCGTTCGCGCGAGGCATCAAGGTCGTGCCGGTGACGCTCGACGAGGCCAAGCTGCCGCGCCCCCACGAACTCCCGGAAGAGTTGGCCGCCTTCGGGCGCATCAACCCGATTCCGGTGCATTACCGGTCTCTGGATTCCGACCTATCCACTATCGTCGCCGCGATGGAGTGAAGTCCCGGCGAGGTTTTGCCCGTTCTGGGGTAGCGCATCGAGCTCGAGGAGCAGATCGCTGGCTAGCGCCGCTGCCGCCAC
Coding sequences:
- a CDS encoding TIR domain-containing protein, translating into MVERSVWVSHAEHDHPWADGLVTALNATGVPVAGTTWCGGPLRASFTGVVLPLLSPDYLNSPVAAAELTLAGDLVRSGSTWLQPVLIRRVVAPPLPDGCTPIDLSSVQPSEVEQRLRNVVDRVHELLTTPPQPRATARRGGVVGQLRATLLAAPEDRPLAEQVALTLRSAGPLGSLALVLVGDDRGTLRDPGRVLLMLITRALINSGVLESRPLLAALRRQRGGALTVLPVIGGPVSWHQSSIRHLPPLPRGGRPLTSWESLDEALQSVAHGTALACAEIERRSREAPQPAPPEAVPDRPVHLVGQVFRRSGTPEHTFVEPPEFHRVTLSLTEPGRSVVFQGPSGIGKTTLLERATGAVGFHLVDLDVIAGEAVDARQIRRIRSASTPVVIDDAHRIPVEVRDLVAAEIKACADAGGPRKLVLVGSSGVATYLTASRPDLITRLDVYSLGRVDDERILSLIRRGEQALNVSFTQRDAIVRTAAGSLLTAQMLCWELAASAGISGTTAIHTSVNTDIGLVIEHVLRVCQERYGAVIRAFVALDGPRKIGCARLLVALSQTEDGVLQLTDSPSARTVLDAGDRFAPHLWVERGAGLLLAEDPQLVFYLRRLTLETLAAMAGKRVPQPRDQVLVWHSEADARIWRELAGELDENLAVDVWNESRIVSGDRWRSEFAAALSRATDAVVLVGPGLLAWPQVEGGALPGLLAEAADDGCHVRALVTRPGLPADHPFVRYLPVGPPVKPLSMLRPAMRGDVWRRLVRAFDSTGRAAATDDLARSDDLPS
- a CDS encoding SCO2524 family protein yields the protein MKVQPRQQLLDIWHGVARHSYADGEWRWGFREGRNSVSDAEQLLCLMYPAAEIASFSLERPDHTSDDVLHALARLGSSVEIPRTLVSALLDYMQTYSHDGTPLFPGGSYFGAEDPGREITEEQRGLDVVEAFASSIQLSLATLAFAKVFRTVITRRDLLEAVNDLESLAGARLSAAMVGLLRSFSVQVFESGSLAAQSLVGMLNQANEPEGRVTEALRESLGEVRAGLRDLSVGSGHSGVDLDDPTLLFECGWSWGIVREAPRIDTSEPIGFQPEGLAPNTPYLYFTVSALESIRDLSSERTRLLGLLNEEQQRFANALQLRWDLTQRYWATIATFGAGRWPIEDVPWRTSDGEESEYFTLLVTSMVAHNFERRRAGEADLARVTQVLGELASRGRITRRALADDTAVIRLHAPGVALALPGSEKLGSSRLTWVVTDYAVVLLGHLAHLARQSRSTELRGEMLELIDSTWEHLHQRRMTKAGGGSLWDDPSAIFPGLPPPVSEKPSWYYTQRVVKALVQLARLAASSPLRSERLTQYAMDLLLEAEHAFDQELLNGSMEAGPSMQYSMRQVRARLRRARKIVPERPGSASALALAVLRDLDLLVAARQDAGIG
- a CDS encoding SCO2523 family variant P-loop protein codes for the protein MLVFAASDKGGTGRSVTGCNVALRCALGGDDVSYVDFDFGSPTSGAIFGINEAARGVTGGLHSYLVDQVAEPARLDVWSRSDRDEVRDRPRGAGQLVLFPGDVGGGEFPRTDAVVERCVNLFLRLDEEFDLSVVDLSAGRSYAVEIVLAALRAPALASVPWRWLIFHRWTRQHIIAAAGFLYGHRGLLDNAEAWGHDHHRLQNNVRFVRTAVVDPDSEQLAGLRPAQIAWLRTTNRELAELAVRHRLGRSSTLGSVPHEPVLQWREQLLLDDDVWARQVANQATVEAFEDLAKRLTDDASWEGL
- a CDS encoding SCO2522 family protein, which encodes MTASLTPASAPRPVPLSHLSVELAHVSLEDFKADQTVLVSHFQAVRPWVEAAIQTYAPVRIRPRISTCVLVDDYFNRFDSPADVLPAVLDAARAAGLTVDYLARTSGCVRADGLELAALVLDRLVPDPPPGTDGSRPPMTESGWLSNGQRSPADVGQAMSAAPQWSPPVQNSARRDSVFVDHSIFVDIELWESEGERRIWSRSFLAAVWQLVRLGLLRYGDEAVMEPRAFDGAWPDDWDVLPPLLRLDPHAAPFCAIRTFSVRANRWLEVDHAVRTILDQVSIDERVLALALAGSARLAGEALWLPERIVDWVSYAHIGYVDGPA